The Candidatus Methylomirabilota bacterium genome has a segment encoding these proteins:
- a CDS encoding ABC transporter ATP-binding protein encodes MRDTELDDEILGRAYDARLMRRLWAFTRPHVRLVLATCALFPAVTVLELTQPYLIKIAIDEHILRRDWPGLGRIAALFLLLLIALYALRAGQAYLTQLTGQRVIGDLRAALFAHLQRQDAKFFDRNPVGRLMTRILNDGEAIQELFTSGLVALLGDVLTLTGVVVIMLGMDWRLALVTFALVPVLALAAGYFRLRARDSYRVVRTRLARLNAFLQESLQGMSVIQLFAREHRERQTFGDLSGALRRGQFRSTFYDASLYATVEALGSAAVALLLWYGGGQVVTGALTFGALVAFLEYTGRFFLPIRDLGAKYAVMQAAMVSAERVFGLLDRQPTIVSPASAAHPAVIPPRAADTPAVELRDVWFAYEGEQWVLQDCSFTVARGERVALVGPTGEGKTTIARLLIRAYDVSRGRVLVDGVDVREWHLETLRRHVGLIPQEPFLFSGTVEDNLVLAADGVRDEPAIRRALAAANAERFVTALPNRLGEELRERGVNLSQGQRQLLAIARAIIYNPRVLALDEATSSIDPESEALVRVGLARLLEGRTSVVIAHRLSTIQRADRILVLHRGRIREAGGHAELLAQGGLYSRLHELQFGLGRA; translated from the coding sequence ATGCGTGACACCGAGCTCGACGACGAGATCCTCGGCCGCGCCTACGACGCCCGTCTCATGCGGCGCCTGTGGGCGTTCACCCGGCCGCACGTCCGGCTCGTCCTCGCCACCTGCGCGCTCTTCCCCGCGGTGACCGTGCTCGAGCTGACCCAGCCGTACCTGATCAAGATCGCCATCGACGAGCACATCCTGCGCCGGGACTGGCCCGGGCTCGGCCGGATCGCCGCGCTCTTCCTGCTGCTGCTGATCGCGCTCTATGCGCTGCGGGCCGGCCAGGCCTATCTCACCCAGCTGACCGGGCAGCGGGTCATCGGCGATCTGCGCGCGGCGCTCTTCGCCCACCTCCAGCGGCAGGACGCGAAGTTCTTCGACCGGAACCCGGTCGGGCGGCTCATGACGCGGATCCTCAACGACGGGGAGGCGATCCAGGAGCTGTTCACGAGCGGGCTGGTGGCGCTGCTCGGCGACGTGCTCACCCTGACCGGCGTGGTGGTGATCATGCTCGGCATGGACTGGCGGCTGGCCCTCGTCACCTTCGCGCTGGTGCCGGTGCTGGCGCTGGCCGCCGGATACTTCCGGCTACGCGCCCGCGACAGCTACCGGGTGGTGCGCACGCGGCTGGCCCGCCTGAACGCGTTCCTGCAGGAGTCGCTGCAGGGGATGAGCGTGATCCAGCTCTTCGCCCGCGAGCACCGGGAGCGGCAGACGTTCGGCGACCTGTCCGGGGCGCTGCGGCGGGGGCAGTTCCGCTCGACCTTCTACGACGCCTCGCTGTACGCCACCGTGGAGGCCCTCGGCTCGGCCGCGGTGGCCCTGCTCCTCTGGTACGGCGGCGGGCAGGTGGTGACGGGCGCGCTGACCTTCGGCGCCCTGGTCGCGTTCCTCGAGTACACCGGGCGCTTCTTCCTGCCGATCCGCGATCTCGGGGCGAAGTACGCGGTGATGCAGGCGGCCATGGTCTCCGCGGAGCGGGTGTTCGGCCTGCTCGACCGCCAGCCGACGATCGTGTCGCCGGCGTCCGCCGCGCATCCGGCGGTGATCCCGCCCCGCGCGGCGGACACGCCCGCGGTCGAGCTGCGCGACGTCTGGTTCGCCTACGAGGGCGAGCAGTGGGTGCTCCAGGATTGCTCGTTCACGGTGGCGCGCGGCGAGCGGGTGGCGCTGGTGGGCCCGACCGGGGAGGGCAAGACCACCATCGCGCGGCTCTTGATCCGGGCCTACGACGTGAGCCGCGGCCGGGTGCTGGTGGACGGCGTCGACGTGCGAGAGTGGCATCTGGAGACGCTGCGCCGGCACGTGGGGCTGATCCCCCAGGAGCCCTTCCTCTTCTCGGGCACGGTGGAGGACAATCTGGTGCTCGCGGCCGACGGGGTTCGCGACGAGCCGGCGATCCGGCGCGCCCTCGCCGCGGCCAACGCGGAGCGGTTCGTGACCGCGCTGCCAAATCGCCTCGGCGAAGAGCTGCGCGAGCGCGGCGTCAACCTGTCGCAGGGACAGCGCCAGCTGCTGGCCATCGCCCGGGCCATCATCTATAATCCACGCGTTCTCGCGCTGGACGAAGCGACGTCCAGCATCGATCCCGAGTCGGAGGCGCTGGTGCGGGTCGGCCTCGCGCGGCTGCTGGAAGGCCGGACGAGCGTGGTCATCGCGCATCGCCTCTCGACGATCCAGCGAGCCGACCGCATCCTCGTGCTGCATCGGGGTCGAATCCGGGAGGCGGGCGGCCACGCCGAGCTGCTCGCGCAGGGCGGCCTGTACTCCCGGCTGCACGAGCTACAGTTCGGCCTGGGACGAGCATGA
- a CDS encoding DUF2946 family protein, with protein MSDPSTWTLPRLRIDRDGAWYHDDAEVTHAGILANLRENLRVDEQGHYLQVGPARVPVEVEDTPFIVERVEAEGDGLTATLNDLSREPLAVESLRVDERGIPRARVKGGRFAGRLSRAATYQMLQFVQSGEGGPALVLGGRRHRVPGL; from the coding sequence GTGAGCGATCCGTCGACCTGGACCCTGCCGCGGCTCCGGATCGACCGCGACGGCGCCTGGTACCACGACGACGCCGAGGTGACGCATGCGGGGATCCTGGCCAACCTGCGCGAGAACCTGCGCGTCGACGAGCAAGGCCACTACCTGCAAGTCGGGCCGGCGCGCGTGCCGGTGGAGGTCGAGGACACGCCGTTCATCGTCGAGCGCGTCGAGGCCGAGGGCGATGGCTTGACCGCCACCTTGAACGATCTGAGCCGCGAGCCCCTCGCCGTCGAGTCGCTCCGCGTGGACGAGCGCGGGATCCCGCGAGCCCGCGTCAAGGGCGGCCGGTTCGCCGGGCGACTCAGCCGGGCCGCCACCTACCAGATGCTGCAGTTCGTCCAGTCGGGCGAGGGCGGCCCCGCCCTGGTGCTGGGCGGCCGGCGCCACCGCGTGCCCGGCCTCTAG
- the amrB gene encoding AmmeMemoRadiSam system protein B, whose translation MTGSANPRLRALEAFPVEHEGQQCIALRDPAGFTDQIAVLPPLLLDLVSLFDGEHSIAQIQDVMRGRHGETPSADQIAAVVERFDRAGFLDSERFAARRLALEDEFRRSPVRAASHAGAAYAGEPAELTAQIDAFFTGPDGPDHPESTPAAARVSRSSGLSALIAPHIDFHRGGSTYGWAYKEILDRSDADLYVILGTCHAGMADPFSVTLKPYDTPLGAVPVDREFYEGLAGRAGQDLLASEPAHRREHSIEFQTVMLQRLLGRRRPFMILPVLASYLHEAIWRRGRPEADARVPRFVDALRDTIASSSRRVCLIAGVDLAHVGPRFGDAAPNTADSLAAVEAADRRMLEPVVAADAGGFFASVAADGDARRICGLSPIYTLLRLLPGSSGRLLRYTQWPDPEGAVTFCAVSYP comes from the coding sequence GTGACCGGCTCCGCCAACCCCCGACTCCGCGCGCTCGAGGCCTTTCCGGTCGAGCACGAAGGGCAGCAGTGCATCGCCCTGCGCGACCCCGCGGGATTCACCGACCAGATCGCGGTGCTCCCGCCGCTCCTGCTCGATCTGGTGTCCCTCTTCGACGGCGAGCATTCGATCGCCCAGATCCAGGACGTCATGCGAGGGCGACACGGTGAGACCCCGAGCGCGGATCAGATCGCGGCAGTCGTGGAGCGCTTCGACCGCGCCGGCTTCCTCGACAGCGAGCGGTTCGCGGCGCGGCGCCTGGCCCTGGAGGACGAGTTCCGGCGCAGCCCGGTGCGGGCGGCCAGTCACGCGGGCGCGGCGTACGCCGGCGAGCCGGCCGAGCTCACCGCGCAGATCGACGCGTTCTTCACCGGCCCCGACGGACCGGACCATCCAGAGTCGACGCCGGCCGCCGCGCGCGTGTCGCGCTCCTCGGGGCTGAGCGCGCTCATCGCGCCGCACATCGACTTCCATCGCGGCGGCTCGACCTACGGATGGGCGTACAAGGAGATCCTCGACCGGTCGGACGCCGATCTCTACGTGATCCTGGGCACCTGCCATGCCGGGATGGCCGATCCCTTCTCGGTGACGCTCAAGCCCTACGACACGCCGCTGGGTGCCGTGCCCGTGGACCGGGAGTTCTACGAGGGGCTCGCCGGGCGGGCGGGTCAGGATCTGCTGGCCTCCGAGCCCGCCCATCGGCGCGAGCACTCCATCGAGTTCCAGACCGTGATGCTCCAGCGCCTCCTGGGCCGGCGGCGGCCCTTCATGATCCTGCCGGTCCTCGCCTCGTATCTGCACGAGGCGATCTGGCGGCGCGGCCGACCGGAGGCCGACGCGCGGGTGCCGCGCTTCGTGGATGCGCTCCGCGACACCATCGCGTCGTCGTCGCGCCGGGTCTGCCTGATCGCGGGTGTGGACCTGGCCCACGTGGGCCCGCGCTTCGGCGACGCCGCGCCCAACACCGCCGACTCGCTCGCCGCGGTCGAGGCGGCCGATCGCCGGATGCTCGAACCGGTGGTGGCCGCGGACGCGGGCGGCTTCTTCGCGTCGGTCGCCGCCGACGGTGACGCGCGTCGCATCTGCGGCCTGTCGCCCATCTACACGCTGCTGCGCCTGCTGCCCGGCTCGTCCGGGCGACTGCTGCGCTACACCCAATGGCCCGATCCCGAGGGCGCGGTGACCTTCTGCGCGGTCAGCTACCCGTGA
- a CDS encoding 2-dehydropantoate 2-reductase yields MRIVVMGSGGTGGYFGAKLARAGEDVTFVARGAHLTALRSNGLRIKSAVEGEWTVRAPAVERLDGLPPADLVLFCVKSFDTEAAAALIRPVVGPESGVLSIQNGVDNEEKLGRALGAGHVLGGAVRVFATIEAPGVITHTFGGHLTFGEMDGRLTERARAFLASCQKAGIPAELVTDVERALWDKYVFLTTHAGMTALTRCPAGVLRALPEVRELYRRIVTEIVTIGRAAGAPVDESLLEQGMKFLDGVAPNAYSSLHHDLTQGKRLELDALHGHAVRLAERHAVAAPTVFAVYAALRPYRDGAPRLPG; encoded by the coding sequence ATGCGCATCGTGGTGATGGGATCGGGCGGGACCGGCGGGTATTTCGGCGCCAAGCTGGCGCGCGCGGGCGAGGACGTGACCTTCGTGGCGCGGGGCGCCCATCTGACCGCCCTGCGGTCGAACGGCCTGCGCATCAAGTCCGCGGTGGAAGGGGAATGGACGGTGCGCGCGCCGGCGGTCGAGCGCCTCGACGGATTGCCGCCCGCCGATCTCGTGCTCTTCTGCGTGAAGTCGTTCGACACCGAGGCGGCGGCGGCGCTGATCCGGCCGGTGGTCGGTCCCGAGAGCGGCGTGCTCTCGATCCAGAACGGGGTGGACAACGAGGAGAAGCTGGGCCGCGCGCTCGGGGCCGGTCACGTGCTGGGCGGCGCGGTGCGCGTCTTCGCCACCATCGAGGCGCCCGGGGTGATCACCCACACCTTCGGCGGCCACCTGACCTTCGGGGAGATGGACGGACGGCTGACCGAGCGCGCGCGCGCCTTCCTCGCCTCCTGTCAGAAGGCGGGGATCCCCGCCGAGCTGGTCACCGATGTCGAGCGCGCGCTCTGGGACAAGTACGTGTTCCTGACCACGCACGCCGGCATGACCGCCCTGACCCGCTGCCCGGCCGGCGTGCTCCGCGCGCTGCCGGAGGTGCGGGAGCTGTACCGGCGCATCGTCACCGAGATCGTGACGATCGGGCGGGCCGCGGGGGCGCCGGTCGACGAGAGCCTGCTCGAGCAGGGCATGAAGTTCCTCGACGGGGTCGCGCCCAACGCGTATTCGTCGCTGCACCACGACCTGACGCAGGGCAAGCGGCTCGAGCTGGACGCGCTGCACGGTCACGCGGTCCGGCTGGCCGAGCGCCATGCGGTCGCCGCGCCCACCGTCTTCGCGGTCTACGCGGCCTTGCGCCCGTATCGCGACGGCGCCCCGCGCCTGCCCGGCTAG
- a CDS encoding DUF2889 domain-containing protein, with the protein MSDDAPPSKPVHVRTIRVEIAPAGPTELDVTATLTDERPVTVRPWFGSDPPPVIHDMRLRLRVAQPGLVITAVQSEMASHPYTICPEALPPLQQLVGLSIARGFTREVNERFGRQHGCAHFTALIHALAPAVRQGAGAAFSDAPERPGDRDPWYVNTCQAWREHGPLHRLVQAGDEDGLRRLSAFPKPGAPGA; encoded by the coding sequence ATGAGCGACGACGCCCCGCCGTCGAAGCCGGTGCACGTGCGGACGATTCGCGTGGAGATCGCCCCCGCGGGTCCGACGGAGCTGGACGTCACCGCCACCCTGACCGACGAGCGGCCGGTCACGGTCCGGCCGTGGTTCGGCTCCGATCCGCCGCCGGTGATCCACGACATGCGGCTCCGCCTGCGGGTGGCGCAGCCGGGCCTGGTCATCACCGCCGTGCAGAGCGAGATGGCGTCGCATCCCTACACGATCTGCCCCGAGGCGCTGCCGCCGCTGCAGCAGCTGGTGGGGCTGTCGATCGCGCGGGGATTCACCCGCGAGGTCAACGAGCGGTTCGGCCGGCAGCACGGCTGCGCGCACTTCACCGCGCTCATCCACGCGCTGGCTCCCGCGGTGCGCCAGGGCGCGGGCGCCGCGTTCTCCGATGCGCCGGAGCGGCCCGGCGATCGGGATCCCTGGTACGTGAACACCTGCCAGGCGTGGCGGGAGCATGGCCCGCTCCATCGTCTCGTGCAGGCCGGAGACGAGGACGGGCTACGGCGACTCTCCGCGTTCCCGAAGCCCGGCGCGCCGGGCGCCTAG
- a CDS encoding ABC transporter ATP-binding protein, producing MSALRRLLPYLDRYRPRYLGGAACMLVATAMALGIPWTVKSAVDALERDGTAARTGPYVLLILALAAAHGVARLVSRFAILGAAQWVEHDIRQDLYARLLTLPPAFYHLHRTGDLMSRAANDISTLRALSGFGYVMLVGTAFAFVGTLAAMWSIDPRLTLFAVAPFPALVVVAKRFNHDVDVRSTAVQEQLGALSAKVQENLTGMPVVRAYTMMDREIGEFGRLNQEYQVRNLALARTQSISWPLMGLVSGLGALIVLWLGGKAVMDGRITLGSFVAFNGYLAQLAWPTIALGWTLASIQRGLAAMQRVIEILDAGADPLIAPGDAPERREARLDQGPIEFKHLSFGYDRRGVALHDVSFAVPAGAVVAIVGPTGSGKSTLGALLCRLYEPPRGTVFVGGCDVLDLPVDRLRRSIGYVPQESFLFSRPLRENVRLADESADDRRLEEVARTAGLTDDLGGLPGGWDTVVGERGLTLSGGQRQRVALARALVADPPYLVLDDVLASVDAAKEWEITRALRSAAGGRTTLLMTHRLKAAAEADAIVVLDEGHVVEHGRHADLLAAGGLYARLWRVQQLEDELANA from the coding sequence GTGTCCGCACTGAGACGTCTCCTGCCGTATCTCGACCGCTACCGGCCCCGCTACCTCGGCGGCGCGGCGTGCATGCTGGTGGCGACGGCCATGGCCCTCGGGATCCCGTGGACCGTGAAGTCGGCGGTGGACGCGCTGGAGCGCGACGGTACCGCGGCGCGGACCGGACCGTACGTGCTGCTGATCCTGGCGCTCGCCGCCGCGCACGGCGTGGCGCGGCTCGTCTCGCGCTTTGCGATCCTCGGGGCCGCCCAGTGGGTGGAGCACGACATCCGTCAAGATCTCTATGCGCGCCTGCTGACCCTGCCGCCCGCGTTCTACCACCTCCACCGAACGGGCGACTTGATGTCGCGCGCGGCCAACGACATCAGCACGCTGCGGGCGCTCTCCGGCTTCGGCTACGTCATGCTCGTCGGCACCGCCTTCGCCTTCGTCGGCACGCTCGCGGCGATGTGGTCGATCGACCCGCGACTCACCCTGTTCGCGGTGGCGCCGTTCCCCGCGCTGGTGGTCGTGGCCAAGCGCTTCAATCACGACGTGGACGTGCGGTCGACCGCGGTGCAGGAGCAGCTGGGCGCGCTGTCGGCGAAGGTGCAGGAGAACCTGACCGGCATGCCGGTCGTGCGCGCCTACACGATGATGGACCGGGAGATCGGCGAGTTCGGGCGGCTCAACCAGGAGTACCAGGTCCGCAACCTGGCCCTGGCCCGGACCCAGTCGATCTCCTGGCCGCTCATGGGCCTGGTCTCGGGGCTCGGCGCGCTGATCGTCCTGTGGCTCGGCGGCAAGGCGGTGATGGACGGGCGGATCACCCTCGGCTCGTTCGTCGCCTTCAACGGCTACCTCGCGCAGCTCGCCTGGCCGACCATCGCGCTGGGCTGGACGCTCGCCAGCATCCAGCGGGGGCTCGCGGCCATGCAGCGCGTGATCGAGATCCTCGACGCCGGGGCGGACCCGCTCATCGCCCCCGGGGACGCGCCGGAACGTCGCGAGGCCCGCCTGGATCAGGGCCCGATCGAGTTCAAGCACCTCTCGTTCGGCTACGATCGACGCGGCGTGGCGCTCCACGACGTCTCGTTCGCGGTGCCGGCCGGCGCGGTGGTGGCGATCGTGGGGCCGACCGGCAGCGGCAAGTCGACCCTGGGCGCGCTCCTGTGCCGGCTCTACGAGCCGCCGCGCGGCACCGTCTTCGTGGGCGGCTGCGACGTGCTCGATCTGCCGGTGGACCGGCTGAGGCGATCCATCGGCTACGTGCCGCAGGAGTCGTTTCTCTTCTCTCGGCCCCTTCGCGAGAACGTGCGTCTGGCCGACGAGAGCGCCGACGACCGGCGCCTCGAGGAGGTCGCGCGCACCGCCGGCCTCACCGACGACCTGGGCGGGCTGCCCGGCGGGTGGGACACCGTCGTGGGCGAGCGCGGGCTGACCCTCTCGGGCGGGCAACGGCAGCGGGTGGCCCTCGCACGCGCGCTGGTGGCCGACCCGCCGTATCTGGTGCTCGACGACGTGCTCGCTTCGGTCGACGCGGCCAAGGAGTGGGAGATCACGCGCGCCCTCCGCTCGGCAGCCGGTGGCCGCACCACGCTGCTGATGACCCACCGGCTGAAAGCCGCGGCGGAGGCCGACGCCATCGTCGTCCTGGACGAGGGGCACGTCGTGGAGCACGGCCGCCACGCCGACCTGCTCGCCGCCGGCGGCCTCTACGCCCGCCTCTGGCGCGTCCAGCAGCTCGAGGATGAGCTGGCCAATGCGTGA
- a CDS encoding inositol monophosphatase family protein, with the protein MSESFRDVAVDAARQAGAFLRSRFGTRPAVSYKGSPTNLVTEMDRGAEAIILDAIRRRFPGHSILAEESGALAGSEPGAEPYRWIVDPLDGTTNYAHGFPIYGVSIALERDSALEVGVIYDPSREEIFVAERGRGATVNGAPLRVSATAALGQSLLGTSYPNDIRAAPRDNLLEHAGLMHRCRSVRSIGSAVLGLAAVAAGRLDGYWEQRLGPWDVAAGALVIREAGGTVTAVGGAPLDLAAPSITASNGLIHAEIVEALKEVASER; encoded by the coding sequence GTGAGCGAATCCTTTCGTGACGTCGCGGTGGACGCCGCCCGCCAGGCCGGCGCTTTCCTGCGATCCCGCTTCGGCACGCGCCCCGCCGTCAGCTACAAGGGCAGCCCGACCAACCTGGTGACCGAGATGGATCGCGGCGCCGAGGCCATCATTCTCGACGCGATCCGCCGCCGGTTCCCCGGCCACTCCATCCTCGCCGAGGAGAGCGGCGCCCTCGCCGGCTCCGAGCCCGGCGCCGAGCCCTACCGATGGATCGTGGACCCGCTCGACGGCACCACCAACTACGCGCACGGGTTCCCGATCTACGGGGTGTCCATCGCCCTGGAGCGGGACTCAGCCCTGGAGGTCGGGGTGATCTACGATCCATCGCGCGAGGAGATCTTCGTGGCCGAGCGCGGGCGCGGCGCCACCGTGAACGGCGCGCCGCTGCGCGTCTCCGCCACCGCGGCGCTCGGCCAGAGCCTGCTCGGCACGAGCTATCCGAACGACATCCGCGCCGCGCCGCGGGACAACCTCCTCGAGCACGCCGGCCTCATGCATCGCTGCCGCAGCGTGCGCTCGATCGGCTCGGCGGTGCTCGGGCTCGCCGCGGTGGCGGCCGGGCGCCTCGACGGCTACTGGGAGCAGCGCCTGGGCCCGTGGGATGTCGCGGCGGGCGCGCTCGTGATCCGGGAGGCGGGCGGCACCGTCACCGCGGTCGGCGGCGCCCCGCTCGACCTCGCCGCCCCGTCCATCACCGCCAGTAACGGTCTCATCCACGCCGAGATCGTCGAAGCCCTCAAGGAGGTCGCATCCGAACGATGA
- a CDS encoding LLM class F420-dependent oxidoreductase, translating to MRLGLNIGYSRSSLGIDLSLVQQADRLGFHSVWSAEAYGSDAVSPLCWIAAQTKQIKVGTAIMQIPARTPTLTATTALTIDQLSGGRFILGLGVSGPQVVEGWHGVAFGKPLAKTREYVDIVRMVWKRERPVEHKGEYYQIPYAGPDATGLGKPLKSILHGRSDIPIYLAAIGPKNVALAAEIADGLLPVFFSPDRMAVFAPSLEAGFRAAGGGKSLATFDIAPTVPIVLGPDVAACRAIIKPRLALYVGGMGARGKNFYNELVSRYGYEGDARRIQDLYLGGKKDAAAVAVPDALVDEVALCGPRERIAERLPRWKTAGITTLICGAVQPEALELMAELVL from the coding sequence ATGCGCCTCGGACTCAACATCGGCTACTCGCGCTCCTCGCTCGGCATCGACCTGTCCCTCGTGCAGCAGGCGGACCGGCTCGGGTTCCACTCGGTCTGGTCGGCCGAGGCCTACGGCTCGGACGCGGTGTCACCGCTCTGCTGGATCGCGGCCCAGACGAAGCAGATCAAGGTCGGCACCGCGATCATGCAGATCCCCGCGCGCACGCCGACGCTCACCGCGACCACCGCGCTGACCATCGATCAGCTCTCGGGCGGCCGCTTCATCCTGGGGCTGGGGGTCTCGGGCCCTCAGGTCGTGGAGGGCTGGCACGGCGTCGCCTTCGGCAAGCCGCTGGCCAAGACGCGCGAATACGTGGACATCGTGCGCATGGTCTGGAAGCGGGAGCGCCCGGTCGAGCACAAGGGCGAGTACTACCAGATCCCGTACGCGGGGCCCGACGCCACCGGCCTCGGCAAGCCGCTGAAGTCCATCCTCCACGGCCGTTCGGACATTCCGATCTACCTGGCCGCCATCGGCCCGAAGAACGTGGCGCTCGCCGCCGAGATCGCGGACGGCCTGCTGCCGGTGTTCTTCTCTCCCGACCGCATGGCGGTGTTCGCCCCGAGCCTCGAGGCCGGGTTCCGGGCGGCCGGCGGCGGCAAGTCCCTCGCCACCTTCGACATCGCGCCCACCGTGCCGATCGTGCTGGGGCCCGACGTGGCCGCGTGCCGGGCCATCATCAAGCCCCGCCTGGCCCTCTACGTGGGCGGCATGGGCGCGCGCGGCAAGAACTTCTACAACGAGCTGGTGAGTCGCTACGGCTACGAGGGCGACGCCCGGCGCATCCAGGATCTCTACCTGGGCGGCAAGAAGGACGCGGCGGCCGTCGCGGTGCCCGACGCGCTCGTGGACGAGGTCGCGCTCTGCGGCCCGCGGGAGCGTATCGCGGAGCGGCTGCCCCGCTGGAAGACCGCCGGCATCACCACGTTGATCTGCGGCGCGGTGCAGCCGGAGGCGCTCGAGCTGATGGCGGAGCTGGTGCTCTAG
- a CDS encoding M20 family metallopeptidase, giving the protein MAALSQVLRKIDADEVVELTRDLVRIPSVYRPGDPAGTEAQVAAFVEGWLRREGFAIEVQTVVPGRPNVIGWLGEKRPGRRSLLLEGHTDVVTEGDPAEWLHPPFSADLVDGRIYGRGTADMKSGLAAAMVAAAAIKRAGVTLRGKLVVGALVDEEDGMIGVRHLCTTPVGRELDAAIICEPEDNELCLEQRGVVWARFRVRGKMAHGAMPEAGVNPIAGLGRLLAAAPALERRLRRACERSRHLRPPTVTPTIIQGPPVKVGVPQSNVIPAVAETTFDIRLTPGVGADDIRAELEGICRDVAGAQPGLKVEWEPVNAFRLATRVDRSEALVQAMIRGVKQATKRAPRYGGVPGSTDGTILRMELGIPIVTCGPGDRLIPHQVDEFVTTDQVVEAAKIYAASALNYLEVE; this is encoded by the coding sequence GCGTCTATCGGCCGGGCGATCCCGCCGGGACCGAGGCCCAGGTGGCCGCCTTCGTGGAAGGCTGGCTCCGTCGCGAGGGCTTCGCGATCGAGGTGCAGACGGTCGTCCCCGGCCGGCCGAACGTCATCGGCTGGCTCGGCGAGAAGCGTCCGGGCCGCCGCAGCCTGCTGCTCGAGGGCCACACCGACGTGGTGACCGAGGGCGATCCCGCCGAGTGGTTGCACCCGCCCTTCTCGGCCGATCTGGTGGACGGCCGGATCTACGGTCGCGGGACCGCCGACATGAAGAGCGGCCTCGCCGCCGCGATGGTCGCCGCCGCCGCCATCAAGCGCGCCGGTGTCACCCTGCGCGGCAAGCTGGTGGTCGGCGCGCTCGTGGACGAGGAAGACGGCATGATCGGCGTGCGGCATCTCTGTACCACGCCGGTCGGTCGCGAGCTGGACGCCGCGATCATCTGCGAGCCGGAGGACAACGAGCTGTGCCTCGAGCAGCGCGGGGTGGTCTGGGCTCGCTTCCGCGTGCGCGGCAAGATGGCCCACGGGGCGATGCCGGAGGCCGGCGTCAACCCGATCGCCGGCCTCGGCCGGCTGCTGGCCGCCGCGCCCGCCCTCGAGCGGCGCCTCCGCCGCGCCTGCGAGCGCAGCCGGCATCTCCGCCCGCCGACCGTCACCCCGACCATCATCCAGGGGCCGCCCGTGAAGGTCGGCGTGCCGCAGTCCAACGTCATCCCCGCGGTGGCCGAGACCACGTTCGACATCCGACTGACTCCGGGAGTCGGCGCCGACGACATCCGCGCCGAGCTCGAGGGCATCTGCCGCGACGTGGCCGGAGCGCAGCCGGGTCTGAAGGTGGAGTGGGAGCCGGTCAATGCCTTCCGGCTCGCCACCCGCGTGGACCGCTCGGAGGCGCTCGTGCAGGCGATGATCCGGGGGGTGAAGCAGGCCACGAAGCGGGCGCCGCGCTACGGCGGCGTGCCCGGCTCGACGGACGGCACCATCCTCCGGATGGAGCTCGGCATCCCGATCGTCACCTGCGGCCCGGGAGACCGGCTCATTCCGCACCAGGTCGACGAGTTCGTCACGACGGATCAAGTGGTCGAAGCGGCGAAGATTTATGCGGCATCGGCTCTGAACTACCTCGAAGTCGAGTGA
- a CDS encoding YbaK/EbsC family protein: MKPAVLKVQTAIARHGLRREVIELEVHARTSQQAADALGVTVGQIVKSLVFTAAGRPLLVAASGVNRIDERRLGELAGGPIRRADPDTVKRTTGYTIGGVPPIGLESELAVYIDRDLLGYDLVYAAAGRPECVFPIAPEELVRATGGTVVDIKEVGSDPAGGAA, translated from the coding sequence GTGAAGCCCGCGGTCCTGAAGGTGCAGACGGCGATCGCCCGGCACGGCCTCCGGCGCGAGGTCATCGAGCTCGAGGTCCACGCGCGGACGTCGCAGCAGGCCGCGGACGCGCTCGGGGTCACCGTCGGGCAGATCGTGAAGTCGCTCGTCTTCACCGCGGCCGGCCGGCCGCTCCTGGTGGCGGCCTCCGGCGTCAATCGCATCGACGAGCGCCGGCTCGGAGAGCTGGCCGGAGGCCCGATCCGCCGGGCCGATCCGGACACCGTCAAGCGGACGACCGGCTATACCATCGGCGGGGTGCCGCCGATCGGTCTGGAGAGCGAGCTGGCCGTCTACATCGATCGAGACCTGCTCGGCTACGATCTGGTCTACGCGGCGGCCGGGCGGCCGGAGTGCGTCTTTCCGATCGCGCCGGAGGAGCTGGTGCGGGCGACGGGGGGAACGGTCGTGGACATCAAGGAAGTCGGGAGCGATCCCGCAGGAGGCGCGGCATGA
- a CDS encoding MGMT family protein, whose protein sequence is MKAFHAAVYRLVRRIPRGRVATYGQIAALLGYPRAARAVGQAMKHAPVGLPWHRVVNAQGGISRRANIGGMLTQRLLLEQDGVRVRRGRVRLREHRWTGGGGGRPLAIAVLERL, encoded by the coding sequence ATGAAGGCGTTTCACGCGGCGGTGTACCGGCTGGTGCGTCGGATTCCCCGAGGGCGCGTGGCCACCTACGGGCAGATCGCGGCCCTGCTGGGCTACCCGCGCGCCGCGCGCGCGGTGGGGCAGGCCATGAAGCACGCGCCCGTCGGTCTGCCGTGGCATCGGGTGGTGAACGCGCAGGGCGGCATCAGCCGCCGGGCCAACATCGGCGGGATGCTGACGCAGCGGCTGTTGCTGGAGCAGGACGGCGTGCGGGTCCGGCGCGGACGCGTGCGCCTGCGGGAGCACCGCTGGACGGGCGGAGGCGGCGGCCGCCCGCTGGCCATCGCCGTCCTCGAACGACTCTGA